The Luteolibacter arcticus genome has a window encoding:
- a CDS encoding sigma-70 family RNA polymerase sigma factor, translating to MRQSDGPMGEKASARETDGRADAWDGTWLLTRIARHDPEALEELYRMWGDRLYSMALHWINDEGAAKEVLQDCFLRIWKRAGDFDSEKSRGFTWCAMILRGLCLDVLRRKRRRAAVWEDWGKMPALEVPDRGGVEDLFFRDTVSRVRLALKQLDAGEAESVRVALFDPATLEDHAVRWGVPLGTAKVRVHRAMEKLRALLKKGGIDAPQ from the coding sequence ATGCGACAAAGCGACGGACCGATGGGGGAAAAAGCATCAGCACGCGAAACGGACGGACGGGCAGACGCCTGGGACGGGACGTGGTTGCTCACGCGGATCGCCCGTCATGATCCGGAAGCGCTTGAAGAACTTTACCGGATGTGGGGCGACCGCCTCTACAGCATGGCCCTTCACTGGATCAACGATGAGGGCGCGGCGAAGGAGGTGCTCCAGGATTGCTTCCTGCGCATCTGGAAGCGGGCCGGTGATTTCGATTCCGAGAAAAGCCGCGGCTTCACGTGGTGCGCGATGATCCTGCGCGGATTGTGCCTGGATGTCCTGCGCCGCAAGCGCCGCCGCGCTGCCGTGTGGGAGGACTGGGGGAAGATGCCGGCGCTGGAAGTGCCGGACCGTGGCGGGGTGGAGGATTTGTTTTTCCGCGACACGGTTTCGCGAGTCCGGCTGGCGCTCAAACAACTTGATGCGGGCGAGGCGGAAAGCGTGCGTGTCGCCCTCTTCGACCCGGCCACCCTGGAAGATCATGCGGTCCGCTGGGGCGTGCCGCTTGGCACCGCCAAAGTCCGCGTGCATCGGGCGATGGAGAAACTGCGCGCACTTTTGAAGAAAGGAGGCATCGATGCCCCGCAATAA
- a CDS encoding M20 family metallopeptidase produces the protein MLDVRGPMFSNARVTGPVELLQQLVRIPSVNPDNPAGTDHVNVGEAGLADFLKGWLAALGAEVVLEEIKPGRPNLIARFAPRDGRPRILLGPHLDTVGVGSMIIDPFGGEIRDGRMWGRGTSDTKGPMAAMLWGLKENLAQLSRLPVAVDFVAFMGEESGQWGSKDFAKHHAHDYAFAIVGEPTSLDIVHTTKGSLWATLKATGKAAHSSQPERGDNAAMKLARALDVLERELSAELGTYLHPVLGRSTINVGVLRAGSRPNIVPDLAEAEIDIRITPALRDAGGALVLLEKTIARLALPLEIVKPKENPPMEIPAEHPWIHRIEKARPASKPVGAPWFSDAAHLSAVGLASVCMGPGSIDQAHTCDEFIEIAALEEGAAFFTDFIRSLG, from the coding sequence ATGTTGGACGTCCGCGGCCCGATGTTCTCCAATGCCCGCGTGACCGGCCCCGTCGAACTTCTCCAGCAGCTTGTCCGCATTCCTTCGGTCAATCCGGACAACCCGGCCGGCACCGACCATGTCAACGTCGGCGAGGCGGGCTTGGCCGACTTCCTCAAGGGCTGGCTGGCTGCACTCGGCGCGGAGGTCGTGCTGGAAGAAATCAAGCCGGGCCGGCCAAACCTGATCGCCCGTTTCGCGCCGCGCGATGGCCGGCCGCGGATCTTGCTCGGACCGCACCTCGACACCGTCGGCGTCGGCAGCATGATCATCGATCCCTTCGGCGGTGAAATCCGCGATGGCCGGATGTGGGGCCGCGGAACCTCCGATACCAAGGGCCCGATGGCGGCGATGCTGTGGGGCTTGAAGGAAAATCTCGCGCAGCTTTCCAGGCTGCCGGTGGCCGTCGATTTCGTCGCCTTCATGGGCGAGGAGTCGGGCCAATGGGGCTCGAAGGATTTCGCGAAACACCACGCCCACGACTACGCCTTCGCGATCGTCGGTGAGCCCACTTCGCTCGACATCGTGCACACCACGAAAGGCTCGCTGTGGGCCACCCTGAAGGCCACCGGCAAGGCCGCGCATTCATCTCAACCGGAGCGCGGTGACAACGCCGCAATGAAACTCGCCCGCGCGCTCGATGTGCTGGAGCGCGAACTCTCCGCTGAACTCGGGACTTACCTGCATCCCGTGCTCGGCCGCTCGACCATCAATGTCGGCGTGCTGCGTGCCGGCTCGCGGCCGAATATCGTGCCGGACCTCGCCGAGGCCGAGATCGACATCCGCATCACTCCCGCCCTGCGCGATGCCGGCGGCGCACTGGTGCTGCTGGAAAAGACGATCGCCCGTCTTGCTTTGCCTCTCGAGATCGTGAAGCCAAAGGAAAACCCGCCGATGGAGATTCCCGCGGAGCACCCGTGGATTCATCGCATCGAAAAAGCGAGGCCCGCATCCAAGCCGGTCGGCGCACCGTGGTTTTCCGATGCCGCCCACCTGTCCGCGGTAGGCCTGGCCTCGGTCTGCATGGGCCCCGGCTCGATCGATCAAGCCCACACCTGCGACGAGTTCATCGAGATCGCGGCGCTGGAAGAAGGCGCGGCGTTCTTTACCGATTTCATCCGCTCGCTCGGTTGA
- a CDS encoding HAD family hydrolase has translation MLAAKLWLFDIDGTLVDTGGAGMRALQAAAEERFGGSGPELDLAGSTDLGVLAGILSHFDRTHGPEEERAFFACYLRHLENNLARGGYPGRVLPGAVELLESLSRLPGVTVGLLTGNMAGGAAAKMRHFGLDAHFGFGAYGCDHADRNLLGPVALRRAAVHAGREFTADETLVIGDTPKDVACAKAMGARCLAVATGHFTADQLRACGADRVVERLDDPVVLATFA, from the coding sequence GTGCTCGCGGCGAAACTCTGGCTGTTCGACATCGACGGCACCCTGGTGGATACCGGTGGTGCCGGGATGCGGGCCTTGCAGGCAGCCGCCGAAGAACGCTTCGGCGGCAGCGGGCCCGAGCTTGATCTCGCTGGCAGCACCGACCTCGGTGTGCTGGCGGGGATCCTGTCCCACTTTGACCGGACCCATGGGCCGGAGGAGGAGCGGGCATTCTTCGCCTGCTACCTTCGCCACTTGGAAAACAACCTCGCCCGCGGCGGCTATCCGGGACGGGTGCTGCCGGGTGCGGTGGAGCTATTGGAAAGCCTGTCGCGACTGCCCGGCGTGACTGTTGGGCTGCTGACCGGAAATATGGCGGGCGGTGCCGCGGCGAAGATGCGGCACTTCGGCCTTGATGCGCATTTCGGGTTCGGCGCTTACGGCTGTGATCACGCGGACCGCAATTTGCTGGGCCCGGTGGCACTCCGAAGGGCCGCTGTTCACGCCGGCCGTGAATTCACGGCGGATGAGACTCTTGTGATCGGCGATACGCCGAAGGATGTCGCCTGCGCGAAGGCGATGGGTGCCCGTTGTCTCGCGGTGGCCACGGGTCACTTTACTGCCGACCAGCTCCGCGCTTGTGGGGCGGATAGGGTGGTCGAGCGGCTGGATGATCCGGTGGTGCTTGCGACCTTTGCCTGA
- a CDS encoding GNAT family N-acetyltransferase: MTPAIRILPATEEHAEAVWQIFREVIAAGDAYVFEANTTRAAFVAYWFAAHAHVAVEDGQVLGSYIVKANQPGRGSHVANASYMVASAARGKGIGGLMCEHSLREAKALGFRAMQFNIVVATNAAAVSLWEKHGFKIAGTLPGAFRHEALGYVDAHVMFRDLADIRSPQL, translated from the coding sequence ATGACGCCAGCCATTCGCATCCTCCCCGCCACCGAGGAACACGCCGAAGCGGTGTGGCAGATCTTCCGTGAAGTGATCGCGGCGGGCGATGCCTATGTCTTCGAAGCGAATACCACGCGTGCGGCCTTCGTTGCCTACTGGTTCGCCGCTCATGCCCACGTGGCCGTCGAGGACGGGCAGGTGCTCGGCAGCTACATCGTGAAGGCAAATCAGCCCGGCCGGGGATCGCACGTCGCGAATGCCAGCTACATGGTCGCATCCGCCGCGCGCGGAAAAGGCATCGGCGGCCTGATGTGCGAGCACTCGCTGCGCGAGGCAAAGGCGCTCGGCTTCCGCGCGATGCAGTTCAATATCGTGGTCGCCACGAATGCCGCCGCCGTGTCGCTATGGGAAAAGCACGGCTTCAAAATTGCCGGCACCTTGCCCGGTGCCTTTCGCCATGAGGCGCTGGGCTACGTGGATGCCCACGTGATGTTCCGCGACCTCGCGGACATCAGATCACCGCAGCTTTGA
- a CDS encoding prolyl oligopeptidase family serine peptidase has product MRFLAFLLLLPFTAMAAPTESRESLEWKKGEKLAYLQYLPEGYEETKDPQPLVIFLHGSGERGTNLDLVKKHGPPKIAMNGHGLPFILAAPQCPGDRWWNPDEVIALTKHLAQTLRVDPKRIHLTGISMGGYGTWAALAKAPDLYASGVPICGGGDPATAKTLAKIPIWTFHGEKDQAVPVAKSREMEDAILKAGGKKFRSTYYPDEGHESWTPAYADPALLAWMMLQSR; this is encoded by the coding sequence ATGCGATTCCTCGCGTTCTTGCTGCTCCTGCCATTCACCGCCATGGCCGCCCCCACCGAATCCCGCGAAAGCCTCGAATGGAAGAAGGGCGAAAAGCTCGCCTACCTCCAGTATCTGCCGGAGGGCTACGAAGAGACCAAGGATCCCCAGCCGCTGGTCATTTTCCTCCACGGCTCGGGCGAACGCGGCACCAATCTCGACCTGGTCAAGAAACACGGCCCGCCGAAGATCGCGATGAATGGCCACGGCCTTCCCTTCATCCTCGCCGCCCCGCAGTGCCCGGGCGACCGCTGGTGGAATCCCGACGAAGTGATCGCGCTCACCAAGCATCTCGCGCAGACACTGCGCGTCGACCCCAAGCGCATCCACCTGACCGGCATCAGCATGGGCGGCTACGGTACCTGGGCCGCCCTCGCCAAAGCACCGGACCTCTACGCCAGCGGCGTGCCCATCTGCGGCGGCGGCGATCCGGCCACCGCGAAAACGCTCGCGAAAATCCCCATCTGGACCTTCCACGGCGAAAAGGATCAAGCGGTCCCAGTCGCCAAGTCCCGCGAGATGGAAGACGCGATCCTCAAAGCCGGCGGCAAGAAATTCCGCTCCACCTACTACCCCGACGAAGGCCACGAATCGTGGACTCCGGCCTACGCCGATCCCGCGCTGCTCGCGTGGATGATGCTGCAGAGCCGCTAG
- a CDS encoding Gfo/Idh/MocA family protein, with protein sequence MEIIRAGVAGAGSMGRNHARVYSLIPGAKLCAVYDADAGRAKAVADEFGTEPVSSLEELAERAEAISVAVPTIAHREVGCRLMELGSHVLMEKPIAPSVDDARALVDTSKRTGRILQVGHIERFNPVLRQLEQRLTHPTFIEAHRLSPFPNRSIDIGVVLDLMIHDLEVILHLVRSPIASIDAVGVPVLMPSEDIANARIRFENGCVANVTASRISPEKMRKIRVFQSDCYLSLDYQEQAGQIHWKEGMGIQRAEVEVEKDEPLKLELAAFVASVATGHDPAVTGQQGTAALELALEITRLIHAQSSPHSPSAAVAI encoded by the coding sequence ATGGAAATCATTCGTGCAGGGGTCGCCGGGGCGGGGTCGATGGGGCGCAACCATGCCCGCGTTTACAGCCTGATCCCGGGCGCGAAACTCTGCGCGGTCTATGATGCCGATGCCGGCCGCGCAAAGGCCGTCGCGGATGAGTTCGGCACCGAGCCGGTTTCCTCACTTGAAGAACTCGCCGAGCGCGCCGAGGCGATCAGCGTGGCGGTGCCCACGATCGCCCACCGGGAGGTCGGCTGCCGCTTGATGGAACTCGGCTCGCACGTGCTGATGGAGAAGCCGATCGCGCCGTCGGTGGACGATGCCCGCGCGCTGGTCGATACCTCGAAGCGCACCGGCCGCATCCTGCAGGTCGGCCACATTGAGCGCTTCAATCCGGTGCTCCGTCAGCTTGAGCAACGGCTCACGCATCCCACTTTCATCGAGGCGCACCGGCTTTCCCCTTTCCCGAATCGCAGCATCGACATCGGTGTGGTGCTGGACCTGATGATCCATGATCTGGAGGTCATCCTTCATCTCGTCCGCTCGCCGATCGCGAGCATCGATGCGGTGGGTGTGCCGGTGCTGATGCCCTCGGAGGACATCGCCAATGCCCGCATCCGATTCGAGAACGGCTGCGTGGCGAACGTCACCGCCAGCCGCATCAGCCCGGAGAAGATGCGCAAGATCCGCGTCTTCCAATCCGACTGCTACCTCTCGCTGGATTACCAGGAGCAGGCCGGCCAGATCCATTGGAAGGAAGGCATGGGCATACAGCGCGCCGAGGTGGAGGTGGAGAAGGACGAGCCGCTGAAGCTGGAGCTGGCCGCATTCGTCGCGAGTGTGGCGACCGGGCATGATCCTGCGGTGACGGGGCAGCAGGGAACGGCGGCGCTTGAGCTGGCGCTGGAGATCACGCGGCTGATTCATGCGCAAAGTAGTCCGCACTCTCCGAGTGCGGCTGTAGCGATCTAG
- the prmC gene encoding peptide chain release factor N(5)-glutamine methyltransferase yields MTTVLETLDKGTAYLTKKGIEDARRNMQMLIAHQLSCTRMDLYLRFDQEMEETDLAPLRDLLKKRGEGVPIQHLLGSVTFHRRDFKTDARALIPRPETEELAEWLVKNAKLPDSPRILDMGCGTGVLGLTLAADFPNSHSTLADLSPDALSLARENAAELEITNVSFVESDLFAALGGQSFDLIVANLPYVPETDRPGLAKELAHDPDLALFGGPDGMDLIRRFIPEAAKRLNPGGWLALEIGIHQSGEVESLLHAASLTGVLTLKDLSGIPRFPVARRN; encoded by the coding sequence ATGACCACCGTCCTTGAGACCCTCGACAAGGGCACCGCCTATCTCACGAAAAAGGGCATCGAGGACGCGCGGCGAAACATGCAGATGCTGATCGCCCACCAGCTTTCCTGCACGCGCATGGATCTCTACCTGCGCTTCGACCAGGAAATGGAGGAAACCGATCTCGCGCCACTACGCGACCTGCTCAAAAAGCGCGGCGAAGGCGTGCCGATCCAGCACCTGCTCGGCTCCGTTACCTTCCACCGCCGCGATTTCAAGACCGACGCCCGCGCGCTGATCCCCCGCCCCGAGACCGAGGAACTCGCCGAGTGGCTGGTCAAAAACGCCAAGCTTCCCGACAGCCCGCGTATCCTCGACATGGGTTGCGGCACCGGCGTGCTCGGCCTCACGCTCGCCGCGGATTTCCCGAACTCCCACTCGACGCTCGCCGACCTCTCCCCGGATGCCCTTTCACTCGCCCGCGAGAACGCCGCGGAGCTGGAAATCACCAATGTCAGCTTCGTCGAAAGTGATCTCTTCGCCGCGCTCGGAGGGCAATCCTTCGACCTCATCGTCGCGAACCTCCCCTACGTCCCGGAGACCGACCGGCCGGGCTTGGCCAAGGAACTCGCCCACGATCCCGATCTCGCACTGTTCGGCGGGCCGGATGGCATGGACCTGATCCGCCGCTTCATTCCGGAAGCCGCCAAGCGCCTGAATCCCGGCGGCTGGCTCGCGCTGGAGATCGGCATCCACCAGTCCGGCGAGGTGGAATCCTTGCTGCATGCGGCATCCCTGACCGGCGTCTTGACTCTCAAGGACCTTTCCGGCATCCCCCGCTTCCCGGTCGCGCGTCGCAATTGA
- the murA gene encoding UDP-N-acetylglucosamine 1-carboxyvinyltransferase has product MDKLIVHGGTPIHGAITISGSKNASLPILAATLLTDEDCVIRRVPDVSDTNYMVQILTALGADVERFSGTVRVTAADISDTADYEIVRRMRASVCVMGPLLARKGRCVVALPGGCVIGDRPVDLHVRGLEGLGAKAEIEGGNVVLSAPDGLKGATIDLCGPMGPTVLGTDNVMMAATLAEGITTITSAACEPEVVDLADFLNAMGAKIRGAGTPVITIEGVAKLKGCVHNVIPDRIEAGTFMVAAALAGEGVTLRRIRHEHLTAITQALRKAGHQVHFNDVGDACTVHRGDNPMPAEIVTEPYPGYPTDMQAQMSALFATTPGTSMVVDTIFPQRFMHCAELKRMGADIQVSEGKAVIKGVEQLSAAPVMASDLRASAALVLAALTAKGSTEIRRLYHIDRGYEHIDEKLQALGAHVERVRE; this is encoded by the coding sequence ATGGATAAGCTCATCGTTCACGGCGGCACCCCGATCCACGGGGCGATCACGATTTCAGGATCGAAGAACGCCTCGCTGCCGATTCTCGCCGCCACCCTGCTGACCGATGAGGACTGCGTGATCCGCCGCGTGCCCGATGTCTCGGACACGAACTACATGGTCCAGATCCTCACCGCGCTGGGCGCGGATGTGGAGCGTTTCTCCGGCACCGTGCGCGTGACCGCGGCCGACATTTCCGATACCGCCGACTACGAGATCGTGCGCCGCATGCGCGCCTCGGTCTGCGTGATGGGACCACTGCTCGCACGCAAGGGCCGCTGCGTGGTGGCGCTACCCGGCGGCTGCGTGATCGGCGACCGCCCGGTCGATCTTCACGTCCGCGGCCTGGAAGGCCTCGGCGCGAAGGCGGAAATCGAAGGCGGCAATGTCGTCCTGTCCGCTCCCGATGGCTTGAAAGGTGCGACCATCGACCTCTGCGGCCCGATGGGACCGACCGTGCTCGGCACCGACAACGTGATGATGGCCGCCACGCTCGCCGAAGGCATCACCACCATTACCTCCGCCGCGTGCGAACCCGAGGTCGTCGACCTCGCCGATTTCCTCAATGCGATGGGCGCGAAGATCCGCGGCGCCGGCACACCGGTCATCACGATCGAAGGCGTGGCGAAGCTGAAGGGCTGCGTTCACAACGTGATCCCCGACCGCATCGAGGCCGGCACCTTCATGGTCGCCGCGGCGCTCGCCGGCGAAGGCGTCACGCTGCGCCGCATCCGCCACGAGCATCTCACCGCCATCACCCAAGCGCTGCGCAAGGCAGGACACCAGGTGCACTTCAATGACGTCGGCGACGCCTGCACCGTGCATCGCGGCGACAACCCCATGCCCGCGGAAATCGTCACCGAGCCGTATCCCGGTTACCCCACCGACATGCAGGCGCAGATGTCCGCCCTCTTCGCGACCACGCCCGGCACCAGCATGGTGGTCGACACGATCTTCCCGCAGCGCTTCATGCACTGCGCCGAGCTAAAGCGCATGGGTGCCGATATCCAGGTCAGCGAGGGCAAGGCAGTCATCAAGGGCGTGGAGCAACTCAGCGCCGCGCCCGTGATGGCAAGCGACCTGCGCGCCTCCGCCGCACTGGTGCTCGCCGCTCTAACAGCCAAAGGCTCCACCGAGATCCGGCGCCTCTATCACATCGACCGCGGCTACGAGCACATCGATGAAAAGCTCCAGGCGCTCGGCGCGCACGTGGAGCGGGTGCGGGAGTAA
- a CDS encoding cellulase family glycosylhydrolase, whose protein sequence is MKPKLHALLPILSCLLLFPAGAQQWSAEQANAWHKTQPWRAGSNFTPSTAINQLEMWQADTFDPETIDRELGYAASCGMNTARVFLHNLLWEQDSEGLLKRMDQFLTIADKHKIGIMFVLFDDVWDPFPKLGKQREPKPHVHNSGWVQSPGKDVLVDDAKRRALEPYVTGVLTRFKDDKRVTVWDLYNEPGNMNTSAYGKVELPPDKKKEHALELAKLCFEWAWKVRPSQPLTIGVWTGDWSTKEKRDALNAYQIDHSDIISFHAYSDLEKTKAMTEPLFAYGRPVLCTEFMARTAGSRLQDILPYFKEKKVDAYQWGLVAGKTQTQYPWESWKRDFTEEPEEWFHELFHKDGKPYDKEETDLYKKLTGK, encoded by the coding sequence ATGAAACCCAAACTGCACGCGCTCCTTCCCATCCTCTCCTGCCTCCTTCTCTTCCCCGCGGGTGCCCAGCAATGGTCCGCCGAGCAGGCCAATGCTTGGCACAAGACCCAGCCATGGCGCGCCGGCTCGAACTTCACCCCGAGCACCGCCATCAACCAGCTCGAGATGTGGCAGGCGGATACCTTCGATCCGGAAACCATCGACCGCGAACTCGGCTACGCCGCCTCCTGCGGAATGAACACCGCCCGCGTGTTCCTTCACAATCTGCTATGGGAGCAGGATTCGGAAGGCCTGCTGAAGCGCATGGACCAGTTCCTGACGATCGCCGACAAGCACAAGATCGGCATCATGTTCGTGCTCTTCGACGACGTGTGGGATCCTTTCCCGAAGCTCGGCAAGCAGCGCGAACCGAAGCCGCACGTCCACAACTCCGGCTGGGTCCAGAGCCCCGGCAAGGACGTCCTGGTCGATGACGCCAAGCGCCGCGCGCTCGAACCCTACGTCACCGGCGTGCTCACCCGCTTCAAGGACGACAAGCGCGTCACCGTCTGGGACCTCTACAACGAGCCCGGCAACATGAACACCAGCGCCTACGGCAAGGTCGAGCTGCCGCCGGACAAGAAGAAGGAGCACGCCCTCGAACTCGCCAAGCTGTGCTTCGAGTGGGCCTGGAAAGTTCGCCCCTCGCAGCCGCTCACCATCGGCGTCTGGACCGGCGACTGGAGCACCAAGGAAAAGCGCGACGCGCTCAATGCTTATCAGATCGACCACTCCGACATCATCAGCTTCCACGCCTACTCCGACCTCGAGAAGACCAAGGCCATGACCGAGCCCCTCTTCGCATACGGTCGCCCCGTCCTCTGCACCGAGTTCATGGCCCGCACCGCCGGCAGCAGACTCCAGGACATCCTGCCGTACTTCAAGGAGAAGAAGGTCGACGCCTACCAATGGGGCCTCGTCGCCGGCAAGACCCAGACGCAGTATCCATGGGAAAGCTGGAAGCGGGACTTCACCGAAGAGCCCGAGGAGTGGTTCCACGAACTCTTCCACAAGGACGGCAAGCCGTACGACAAGGAAGAGACTGACCTCTACAAGAAGCTCACCGGCAAATAA
- the infC gene encoding translation initiation factor IF-3: MTRINDRIRAPKVRVVLFNGDQMGVMSSREALEKAKMIGLDLVEIAPNADPPVCRIVDYGKYKYEQSKLKKVKSKSSTRMKEVKFRVGTGTHDYNIKMGRAETFLDTGHKVRMVLQFRGRENAHKELGFVMMKRIIEDLKLIAHVDQEPRLNGRAVGMTLSPLPAHQRKRRFHLFHGELMEEDDFEEDEEGFNEEAGNEGLTEEEAKAQVAGAEPEGEAESKAEAEPKVEAEPKAKAKGKVEAKAEAKEAAPAEKD, translated from the coding sequence ATGACGCGCATCAACGACCGGATCCGCGCGCCCAAGGTGCGCGTCGTACTGTTCAACGGTGACCAGATGGGAGTCATGAGCTCCCGCGAGGCACTGGAGAAGGCGAAGATGATCGGGCTCGACCTGGTCGAAATCGCCCCGAACGCCGACCCGCCGGTCTGCCGCATCGTCGACTACGGCAAGTACAAGTACGAGCAGTCGAAGCTGAAGAAGGTGAAGTCGAAGAGCTCGACCCGCATGAAGGAAGTGAAATTCCGGGTGGGTACTGGCACGCACGACTACAACATTAAGATGGGCCGCGCCGAGACCTTCCTCGATACGGGTCACAAGGTGCGCATGGTCCTGCAGTTCCGTGGTCGCGAAAACGCCCATAAGGAACTCGGCTTCGTGATGATGAAGCGCATCATCGAGGATCTCAAGCTGATCGCCCACGTCGACCAGGAGCCGCGCCTCAATGGCCGTGCCGTCGGCATGACACTCTCGCCGCTACCGGCGCACCAGCGCAAGCGGAGGTTCCATCTCTTCCACGGTGAACTGATGGAAGAAGACGACTTCGAGGAAGACGAAGAAGGCTTCAACGAGGAAGCCGGCAACGAAGGACTCACCGAGGAGGAAGCCAAGGCACAGGTTGCCGGGGCGGAACCCGAGGGAGAGGCCGAATCGAAGGCCGAGGCCGAGCCCAAGGTGGAAGCTGAACCCAAGGCCAAGGCCAAGGGTAAGGTTGAAGCCAAGGCTGAAGCCAAAGAAGCGGCCCCCGCCGAGAAGGACTGA